The following is a genomic window from Sporosarcina jeotgali.
AACCATGCAGAAGTGATCATAACCCGTGGAAAGCGCTCATAAACTTGCAGAAGTGATCATAACCCATGGAAAAAGCTCATAAACACACAAAGCCGCCACCCCTTACCCCAGGAGTGGCGGCTTTGTGCAGTCAAAAATCACTGCACAGCATCTTTTCCATACTGTTTCCCAAACAACAAATCATACTGCAGCAACTGATACTCTTTGCTCAGCGTCTTCACAGTAGCGGGCGTCTCGCGGGACAGTTTGCCATCCGCGTCAATCTTCACATCGCGTGTGAACCCTGGCATCTCTGCACCGAACTGCTCAAGCAATTCATAGTATGCAGGCTTACGGATCCCAGCCATCGTAAAGACTGCGGGTCCAAGCTGGTTCGGGCTCAAATGGTCGATGTCCGGAATTGGGGCATCGAAGTTATTCCACATCATTAAAGGAGTGGAACGCGTCTTCTCGAAATCACCTAAATCCCACTGACTTTCACCTAGCCCGCGAGGAACAAAGTCGGCAATTTTATACAATCGATAATCTTGTCCAATCGCTGGTAAATGATCTCCGAAGAAAGCAATTACTGTCGGTTCATCGGACTCTTTATAATGCGCAATTAATTGTTCCAATGCTTTATCCGCATCATAAACACCTTGTGTATACGAGCGCAGCAATACGTTATAAACGTCATCGATCCCTTCCGGCACGGTTGTCTGTACGTCAAAGTTTTCGTATTTATCTTCCGCATAGCCGGTGTGATTCTGCATCGTTACGGCATAAATGAACATTGGATCATCAGACGCATCTGTCCGCTCAATAATCGTCTTCGTCACTTGTTCGTCTGAAATGAACGGCCCTTTGTAAATGGGATCTTTAAATGAAGCATCGTCCAGGAATTCGTTGAATCCAAAATGCTTATACACATTCTCTCGATTCCAGAACCATTTTGCATACGGGTGGATTGCAAGCGTTTCATATCCAAGCCCTTTCAAATAATTCGGCATCGCAGCTGGCTGTTTTTCTTTAACGTATTGCTGATAGGGGACAGATCCTACTGGCAAGAAGTTGTTGGAAAAACCGGTCAGCACTTCAAATTCAACATTACTCGTTCCGCCGCCAAAGGTAGGGGACAGCAGCCAGCCTGTCTGATTTTCTCGGATGAACGGCATTGGATCAGGGGCAAATTGGATTTTCTCCAACAGCGTCGGGTCCCAGAATGATTCGTTCATCACAAAAATGATATTTGGTTTTTCATCAGAGGCAGTTGTCTCTTCTGAAGCCTCTTTTTCCAGTTTCTTTACGATATCTTCAATCGCTGATTTACTATAGCCATTGGGTGCCAGCACGATCGCACTTTGCATATTAAGCATGAACGCTCCATAAAAACCATTTTGCTGATAATTCCGTTCCTGGTTAAACGTAATGTTCGTAATCTCTGCTTTTTTAAGCGCTTCCTCCATATTTGGAAATGTTCGATAGAAGATGAACGCGCACATATAAGTAGCACCGAGCCCCACAAATAGGACGCGAACCCACCAAGGCAAACGCATAATGGGCTTGGGACGTTTCCTCAGCATATAGACAAACAGTCCAATGAGGATGGCAAGAACAACAATGATCCCAGCAAGCGCTGCTCCGACATTCGCTTCTTTATAAATATTCGGCAATAAGTTAAAGACATTATTAGCCAGCAATAGATCCCATGGAAATAAGTTCTCGCCAAGGAAGCTGAATTTGAAATAACTAAATACGGCAAGCAATATCGCGATGACATTCGTCACTATGAAACTGACGACAAAACGATTGATCACGCCCATTAGAATCAAGAATAAAGCAAATACGATGAGGACATTCAACAAGTAGGTTGTTGTCCGCTCTTGACTCCATGTCAACGCTTGTTCAAATGTACCAAGCAGGAAGGATTCCACGCCTATGATGAGGAGGAGGAACCAAATCATCGCAAATAGCATAGCGATAAAAGAC
Proteins encoded in this region:
- a CDS encoding LTA synthase family protein, with the protein product MKFKFDVKSFIAMLFAMIWFLLLIIGVESFLLGTFEQALTWSQERTTTYLLNVLIVFALFLILMGVINRFVVSFIVTNVIAILLAVFSYFKFSFLGENLFPWDLLLANNVFNLLPNIYKEANVGAALAGIIVVLAILIGLFVYMLRKRPKPIMRLPWWVRVLFVGLGATYMCAFIFYRTFPNMEEALKKAEITNITFNQERNYQQNGFYGAFMLNMQSAIVLAPNGYSKSAIEDIVKKLEKEASEETTASDEKPNIIFVMNESFWDPTLLEKIQFAPDPMPFIRENQTGWLLSPTFGGGTSNVEFEVLTGFSNNFLPVGSVPYQQYVKEKQPAAMPNYLKGLGYETLAIHPYAKWFWNRENVYKHFGFNEFLDDASFKDPIYKGPFISDEQVTKTIIERTDASDDPMFIYAVTMQNHTGYAEDKYENFDVQTTVPEGIDDVYNVLLRSYTQGVYDADKALEQLIAHYKESDEPTVIAFFGDHLPAIGQDYRLYKIADFVPRGLGESQWDLGDFEKTRSTPLMMWNNFDAPIPDIDHLSPNQLGPAVFTMAGIRKPAYYELLEQFGAEMPGFTRDVKIDADGKLSRETPATVKTLSKEYQLLQYDLLFGKQYGKDAVQ